The genomic region TCAAAATTCTGGCAGCGGCGTTGCAGCCAAAGCCAACTTTTTTTGTTTTTTCCAACGGCATGGAGTGGACAAAAAAAGCCTTCGCCGATCTTCCCTACGATTTTGTTTATGTGGATGCCAACGACAACGACAATGTCGCCGGGGATCTCTTTTTGATGACGCAGTGTAAACACTTCATCATCTCAAACTCTTCGCTGAGCTGGTGGGGAGCCTGGCTTTCGCAGCGGGCGGAGAATAAAACCGTCATCATGCCCAGCAAGTGGCGTGGCGGCAAAAGCCCCATCCCGGGAGAATGCATGCGAGTGGAAGGCTGGCATATGTGCCCGGTAGAATAACGGGCGCGCACCCTGCTTTCGCATGTTTTTTTGCGGCAACAATCAGAGATACTGGGGGATGTGTGAAAAGTGAAGAAATGGCGCTGAAAGAAAGGTTTCTTCTGCGGTTTCTGGAAGTGGCGGAGCAGCTGCAAGATGGCGGGCGTTTCCTCTGTCGCAAGGAAGATCTGCACCCCTGCCTGAATGACGCGCAGGGCACGACCCCCTTTGACGCTCATTATATCTACCATACGGCATGGGCGGCACGCGTCCTTGCTCGCACGCGGCCTGCAAGCCATATAGACATTTCTTCGAGCCTCTATTTTGTGTCTATTGCGTCGGCCTTTGTGCCCATCACGTTTTACGACTATCGCCCTGCCCCACTTACCCTTGGCAACCTGCGCTGCAAGCGGGCCGACCTTACCAGCCTCCCCTTTGCTGACGAAAGTGTGGATTCCCTGTCGTGCATGCACGTTGTGGAGCATATTGGCCTTGAGCGCTACGGCGATCCTTTTTCCCCGCAGGGGGATATTACAGCCATGCGCGAACTGATGCGTGTTCTTGGCAAGGGGGGGCGTCTGCTCTTTGCTGTTCCCATCGGCGGGGTGGCAAAAATTCACTACAACGCCCACCGTATCTACACATATAGCTCGGTGTTAGAGGCCTTTGGTCCCCTGTGTCTTGAGGAATTCGCGCTTGTCACCGACAGGGGAGAATTCATTGCGCATGCCTCAGAAGCGGAAGCGCAGCAACAGAAGTACGGCTGCGGGTGCTTTCTTTTCAGAAAAAAGAACTAGCCTGCATGCCGCCGGAACTGATGGGGGGCTGGCTGCGTCACTGGGGCCTTCTGCACTGACAATTTTTGGGATAGGGGCGACAGGAGAAGCAGGGGGACTTGCTTCGATTTTTGTCTGAGGCTTACTGGTACAGGGGACTCATGGACCGCAGCAGGTTGATGAACAGGCCGTCCAGCCCCTGCACAAAGGATGCGATGCGGTCAGACATGATGACCATGAGCAGCCCCAGAAAGAAAAACCCCACCATCACCTTGATGGGGAAGCCAAATTCCATAATGGGTATCTGCGGCGAGGTGCGGGCCATGAGGCCCAGCGACACTTCAACCATGAACAGGGCCACCATGACCGGGGCTGCGATCTGCAAGGCCAGCACAAACATCTGCGAGGCCAGGTGCAGAACCTGGCGCAGCACCACTGGCCCGAGAAACAGCCCTCCCGGCGGCACAAGGTCAAATGAGGCCGCAAATCCCTTGATCATATACAAATGCCCGTCAAGGCTCAGAAAAACGAGCAGGGACACCATCCACAGAAAAAATGCCGTGACGCCCGTCTGGTTGCCGGTGAGCGGATCGGCAAAGTTGATCATGGTAAAGCCCATCTGAAAGCCCAGCAGCTCACCGCCCGCCTGAATGCCCATAAACAGAAAATTGACGGCCATGCCAAGTACCAGACCCAGCACCATTTCTCCCAGCATCATGAGCGCCACGTCAAAGGGATGCGCAGGCAGTGCGGTGGCTGGGAGCGTGAGGTGCGGCCATACGCCCAGGCAAAAGACGATGGTTATGGCCGCCTTGACCTGCGTAGGGATGTTGTTGGTGGAAAAAATGGGCAGCATGAACATGACTATGCTGACGCGCATCATGGTGAGCAGCAGGCTGAGCACGCTGGCCGGATCGTAGTTATAAACATCCATGCTGATCAATTTGCAAAAAAGTTGCCAAATATTTCGTCACGCTGCTGACGCCCGGAGGGCAAGAGTGCGGAATGATTGGGGCGGTCAGCCTGGAATGGCTGCTATGTAATGCCTGCACTGAAAGGCTCCCGGTATGGTTTGCTTGAAGCGTTCTGTCCTGCGTACTACTGTGACGCATCTCCTATCAATGCTGCAAGGGGACATTATGGCTATTCCCACATCGCGCACGCAAAGCGCGGCCACAGTCTGCATAGAAACAGCACTCTGCACTGGCTGCGGCCAGTGCGTTGCCGTGTGCAAGGATTTTGGCCTGCGGCTTGAAGGCGGCAAGGCCAGTCGTGCCCCCCAACCTCTTTTTGGCTGCGTGGGTTGCGGTCATTGCATGGCTGTATGCCCAGCCGGGGCCATAACCGTGCAGGGCCGGGCGCTTGGGCCGGAAAATATGTTTGCCTTGCCGCCCAGGGGCAGCACCGCGAGTTTTGCTGCGTATTACGCCCTGCTGCGGCGGCGCAGAAGTGCGCGCGAATTCATGCCCGCCGAGGTGGAGCCGGAGCTGGTTGAACGCATCCTTGACGCAGCCCGTACTGCGCCCATGGGCGTACCACCCTCAGACGTCAATGTGCTTGTGCTGGACAGCCGGGAGAAAAACCGCGCCTTCGCCAGTGATTTTTGCGCACACCTCAAAACTCTTGGCTGGCTCACTGCCCCCTGGTTTCTCGCGTTCATGCGCCCATTCTGGGGCAAGGCCAATGACGGGCTGTTCCGCAATTTTGTGAAGCCTGCGCTGGCGGCGTTCACGTCTTCAATGGATGCGGGAAAAAATATTGTTACCTATGATGCGCCTCTGGCAATATATTTTTACGGTTCGCCCTGGGCAGACCCAGCTGATCCGCTGGTGGCCGCATCCCTTGCCATGCTGGCGGGCGAGGCTTTGGGCCTTGGCACCTGCATGATAGGTTCCATACATCCTTTGTTGCAGTGGGGCGGCAGCGCTGCGCGTTTTCGCAAACGGCATGGCATCCGCTGCAAAAGCCGCGAGGGCGTGGTCGTGCTGTTTGGATATCCGAGCATCCACTATAACAAGGGTATTGAGCGGAGTTTTGCCTCGGTGCACAGGGCATAGACATCATTTATATAAAAAGCGCCGCAGGATATGTTCCTGCGGCGCTGGCAAATTTGAGCGTGAGCTGGTTGGAGCAAGGTTGCTCCGGCCTTTTATTTGTTCAGTTTTTCTGAAATAACTTCGCGTATGATCTTGTTCAGGCCAGGGAGGTCCGGCTTGGAAACCTGCCTGTCTGCCCCCACCTTGACGCCTTTTTCATACAGCGCATCGGTGATGAGCGAAGAGAACAGGATGATGGGCAGAGTGCTGAGGCCGGGGGTTTCACGAATTTTTGCCGTGAGCATGTGTCCGTCCATTTCCGGCATTTCAATGTCGGAAATAACCAGATGCACCACATCCGTGAGTTCCTTGCCCTTGGCCTGAGCTTCCTCACGGGTGCGCATCAAAAAATCCCAAGCGGCGCGCCCGCTGCCCACAGCCGTGACCTGAAAACCCGATTTTTCCAGCGATGACTGCATGACGTTACGCAGAGAGCTTGAATCGTCAGCCACCAGCAGGTGGAACTGTCCGGCGCCTTCAACGGGGGAGGTGTCCACCTCAACCTGCGACATGTCCAGCGTGCTGTCGAGGCTGGCGAGAATTTTTTCCATGTCCAGAATAAAAAGCACGCGATCCTGAATACGCAGAACGCCCGTGATGCTTTCGCGCGAGTATGTCTGCACGTACTGGTTCGGCGGTTCAATGCGATCCCAGGTCATGCGGTGGATGCTGGTGACGGAAGAGACCATAAACGCCGCCTGCACGCCGCTGAATTCGGTGACAATGACCTTGGTGTTTTCTTCCGTGGCCATTTCTTTGCCCAGCCATGCGGCAAGGTTCAATATGGGCAGCACCCTGCCGCGCAAATTGAACGTGCCAAGCACCGAAGGGTCGCACTTGCTGGGCACACTGGTGATATTGGGCAGTCGGATGATTTCAAGCACCTTGGCAACGTTGATGCCGTAATGCCCGCTGTAAACCTTGCCGTCCGGCTGCTTTTCATCAATGATAAATTCAATAATTTCGAGTTCGTTATTGCTAACGTTCAGCAAGCTGTTTTGCGACATGGCTTTCCATCCTGTGCTGCGGAAGGCGTGGCTTTCCACCGATATCGTGTGCTCCGTTTACGGGAACCGCTGTTGAGATGTATCGGCAGGATATGCATTCCCTTAAGGCCTTTGTTCAAAAACCTATTTGCGGCCCCTAGCGGGCTTGGCTGCCTTGGGCGGTTCACGCCGGGGGCAGAAGCTCAGCATTTCGCACGTGTCGCACAGGGGTTTGCGCGCATCGCACACTTCGCGCCCAAACCAGACCATGCGGTGGTTCACATCTCCCCATTCCTCGCGCGGAAAAAGTTTCATGAGGTCGCGCTCAATAGGTATGGGGTCGGTTTCGTCCGTCAGTCCCAGGCGGTAGGCAATGCGTTTTACATGCGTATCAACCGCAAGGCCCTCGTTGATGCCGTATGCTCCAAACAGCACCACATTAGCTGTTTTGCGGGCAACGCCGGGGATGGTGACGAGGTCTTCAATGCTTTTGGGAATCTGCCCGTCAAAAACATCACGCACACGCCGCGCTGCCCCCAGCAGATTTTTGGCCTTGCTGTGAAAAAATCCTGTGGGCCGGATGACGCTTTCCAGTTCTTCCAGCGGGGCCTCTGCCAGGGCGGCAGGGGTGGGCCAGCGGCGGAACAGCTCCGGCGTAACGGTATTCACCCTGGCATCTGTGCACTGTGCCGCCAGCACGGTGGCTACCAGCAGTTCCCATGCATTTTGGGCGTCCAGATGGGTGCGCGGGTGCGGATAGCGTTTTTGCAGGGCGGCAAGAACGTTCCGGGCCGTTGCCTGTGGGGATGATTTTACGCTCATGTCTCTTTATGCCACAGGGCGCGCATGCCCGCAAGCAAGAGCACTGGCAATGAGCATGACATAGTTCTTTGCACTGGAGCCAGTGCCGCCCCCGTTTGGCCACAGTATTGCGCTATGGGTGCAGGGTTTGTTTTTTCCCCAGCTACGTGTAGCATGCCTTCATGGAACATGAGGAAATCAGCAAGGTTTTTCTGGTCTATATGACCACGCCCACCCAGGAAGAATCGCTGACGCTCGCGCACGAGCTGGTGCGCCTGCGGCTGGCAGCCGGGGTCAACATTGTGCCCGGCGCGCAGTCGGTTTACCGTTGGAAGGGCGAGGTGCACGAAGCCGAGGAATGCCTGCTGGTGGCCCAGGTGAGCGAAGCCGCATTGCCGTGTTTTATGGCAAAGGTGCGCGCCCTGCACAGTTATGAAGTTCCCTGCGTGGTCGCCATGCCCATTGCAGACGGCCATCAGCCTTTTTTGCGCTGGATTACAGAAAACAGTCTGCCGCCCACGGCCTGACCAACCTTCATCCGTCACGTCATCAAGAGGAAACTATGTCCATCTATGTTTCAGGATCACTGGCTTTTGACCGTATCATGACCTTCCCCGGCAGTTTTCAGGATCACATCCTGATGGACAAGCTGCACATGATCAACGTGAGCTTCATGGTGGACGGCATGGATGAACGGCGCGGCGGTTGCGCGGGCAATATTGCCTATTCTCTGGCCCTGCTTGGCGAAAAGCCCACCATTGTCGCCGCCGCAGGGCGCGACTTTGGCCCTTACGCCATTGTGCTGGAAAATATGGGGCTGCCGCTGGAAGGCATCCGTCGGGCGGAAGAAATTTTTACCGCCCTGTGCTACATCACCACCGACCTCAACAGCAACCAGATCACCGGTTTTTATCCCGGCGCCATGAGCCTCCCTGCCGACTACAGCTTCCCCGCCATTGATGCGGACAAGGACATTGCCATTATCTC from Desulfovibrio sp. UIB00 harbors:
- a CDS encoding nitroreductase family protein; the encoded protein is MAIPTSRTQSAATVCIETALCTGCGQCVAVCKDFGLRLEGGKASRAPQPLFGCVGCGHCMAVCPAGAITVQGRALGPENMFALPPRGSTASFAAYYALLRRRRSAREFMPAEVEPELVERILDAARTAPMGVPPSDVNVLVLDSREKNRAFASDFCAHLKTLGWLTAPWFLAFMRPFWGKANDGLFRNFVKPALAAFTSSMDAGKNIVTYDAPLAIYFYGSPWADPADPLVAASLAMLAGEALGLGTCMIGSIHPLLQWGGSAARFRKRHGIRCKSREGVVVLFGYPSIHYNKGIERSFASVHRA
- the fliR gene encoding flagellar biosynthetic protein FliR, with protein sequence MDVYNYDPASVLSLLLTMMRVSIVMFMLPIFSTNNIPTQVKAAITIVFCLGVWPHLTLPATALPAHPFDVALMMLGEMVLGLVLGMAVNFLFMGIQAGGELLGFQMGFTMINFADPLTGNQTGVTAFFLWMVSLLVFLSLDGHLYMIKGFAASFDLVPPGGLFLGPVVLRQVLHLASQMFVLALQIAAPVMVALFMVEVSLGLMARTSPQIPIMEFGFPIKVMVGFFFLGLLMVIMSDRIASFVQGLDGLFINLLRSMSPLYQ
- a CDS encoding chemotaxis protein, with the protein product MSQNSLLNVSNNELEIIEFIIDEKQPDGKVYSGHYGINVAKVLEIIRLPNITSVPSKCDPSVLGTFNLRGRVLPILNLAAWLGKEMATEENTKVIVTEFSGVQAAFMVSSVTSIHRMTWDRIEPPNQYVQTYSRESITGVLRIQDRVLFILDMEKILASLDSTLDMSQVEVDTSPVEGAGQFHLLVADDSSSLRNVMQSSLEKSGFQVTAVGSGRAAWDFLMRTREEAQAKGKELTDVVHLVISDIEMPEMDGHMLTAKIRETPGLSTLPIILFSSLITDALYEKGVKVGADRQVSKPDLPGLNKIIREVISEKLNK
- the nth gene encoding endonuclease III — protein: MSVKSSPQATARNVLAALQKRYPHPRTHLDAQNAWELLVATVLAAQCTDARVNTVTPELFRRWPTPAALAEAPLEELESVIRPTGFFHSKAKNLLGAARRVRDVFDGQIPKSIEDLVTIPGVARKTANVVLFGAYGINEGLAVDTHVKRIAYRLGLTDETDPIPIERDLMKLFPREEWGDVNHRMVWFGREVCDARKPLCDTCEMLSFCPRREPPKAAKPARGRK
- a CDS encoding DUF268 domain-containing protein — protein: MKSEEMALKERFLLRFLEVAEQLQDGGRFLCRKEDLHPCLNDAQGTTPFDAHYIYHTAWAARVLARTRPASHIDISSSLYFVSIASAFVPITFYDYRPAPLTLGNLRCKRADLTSLPFADESVDSLSCMHVVEHIGLERYGDPFSPQGDITAMRELMRVLGKGGRLLFAVPIGGVAKIHYNAHRIYTYSSVLEAFGPLCLEEFALVTDRGEFIAHASEAEAQQQKYGCGCFLFRKKN
- the cutA gene encoding divalent-cation tolerance protein CutA, which gives rise to MEHEEISKVFLVYMTTPTQEESLTLAHELVRLRLAAGVNIVPGAQSVYRWKGEVHEAEECLLVAQVSEAALPCFMAKVRALHSYEVPCVVAMPIADGHQPFLRWITENSLPPTA